The Plutella xylostella chromosome 12, ilPluXylo3.1, whole genome shotgun sequence genome includes a window with the following:
- the LOC125489230 gene encoding uncharacterized protein LOC125489230 yields MPVTRSTTGRLQRGGLEQRPTEESSAAGATASTATATDSDTHTPSTAVKASTSTGVSTGVSTPPSSAARVDSVSPPITGGAPLPVFGGVPPPPSTAARVVTAAAGTPCPPSCIRATPPASTARSKAKSLKARRIAEAKEELACRQVEIAEAKEEIARSKEEIARRKAELAAARLAVIEAESDTDDDDGSISTEMESTLKVDSWLKTQQNVLAIKNEPHSASAAPPPPTEAAEESRQHDEDYVLPPPVATAVDPASTAAVPVAQPRTSDSVSLTALAEAIALAARAGAPPPPPPPPAPRHISELPYFSGAPHEWLQFKTAYYESAASLAPCDNMGRLRRCLKGRAKEAVSRLLITSTTPENVMKSLELCFGRPDSIALAELERLRALRRPTDIATEFCFFANEVSNIVTTLQELHRDRYLNNPEITQLTVEKLTAAHKLRWFDFSAAQSPEEPDLLKLSRFLTREASICGPHAHEKTSSIAYEPKQQQQQQQPRRAQRAHATAEQKVSCPVCSNAGHNIAECRKFVESNIDSRWQLAKESKLCFRCLRYRSKTHRCRIKKCEVDGCERSHHRLLHFVRKDEPELKKTEAVASSWTPKTQAYLKIVKVQVSGPAGAVDTCALLDDGSTVTLIDSDIAQRIGAKGPIDPLFIEVIADTSVEESASRRVTLTLEGASGTHIVNARTVRKLHLAAQRVTEQDLAGCPHLEDIQHELKHADMKPGLLIGQDNWHLLMASEVRAGQRHQPVASRTPLGWVLHGAHTRALGQRVHYVNNIINLEDSMDEQLKRHFALDSLTITPKTPKSDPEQRALDLLTKNTIARDDGRYETSLLWKKDDFSMPNNYENTLKRLHSIEKKIDRDADLKEKYEKQMESLITKGYAEVAPPTTSNKVWYLPHFAVVNPNKGKIRIVLDAAATYKGVSLNDHLLTGPDLLQSLPGVLMRFRQHAVAVTADIAEMFMQVKIRAEDRDALRYLWRGNKRDGPPTEYRMTSLIFGATSSPSTAIYVKNINALKYEATHPEAVDAIINKHYVDDYLDSHKTEEQAIKVAQDVRDIHRRGHFVLRQWASNSEAVLKALGETGNEPMNIKIDDGSSERVLGLIWRPKSDALGFNLDLARLPPAVIEKKIPTKREALKIVMSLYDPLGFAAPVTVRAKQLLQEAWRRGTTWDQPIDEDLSEQWQQWMMHLEGLRRVSIPRCYARYSDATSLQLHIFVDASESAYAAALYWRAVTAEGKTYLSLVIAKARVAPLKLTSIPRLELQAAVMGCRMAAAVIEEHQVKPESKTFWTDSKTVLTWLKNGSRSYRPFVAHRIADIEENSSTNEWRWIPTKLNVADDATRDVPRDFDADHRWYKGPSFLLEDPTAWPAEKPLLTKKTGEEKTTSVTEKSAQLKEALPDYNRFSKWEKLLRATARVLHFIQLCRPRDQRVNYKRTAKNSEKDPDWRKKTATKPNKRATVKTTEDIKYLPLTGQLLREAEILLVRLSQQQAFDSEIEDLQKNRTLNARSRLRHLAVVAENGILLLKSRIGRTLNIEQGVISPAILDGNHQITKLWIDYTHRHLMHAGAETTVNECRQHYWILRLRTVVKMMIHRCRPCRIRKDSPPQPPTGDHPSSRLAHHCRPYTYTGLDYFGPLTVTVGRTRQKRYVALFTCLTTRAVHLELVDSLTTSSAVMALRRHMALYGTPTELWSDNGTNLRGADKELRQSIDAATADEAAQQKINWRYIPPGAPFMGGAWERLVRSVKTALYAVLNEQHPAEEVLRTLLAEAEYAVNSRPLTHVSLEPDDPEALTPNHFLLGGSGRVHAPGSFDDKDLISRSHWRASQRLADLFWARWLREYLPELQHRREPHGRGEAVKVGDIVMVADGNLPRNTWPKGVVTAVYPGQDGIVRTVDVQTKGGTLRRPTKKLVILPTAPDVPTKEFNALQAMTGGRDVRND; encoded by the coding sequence ATGCCTGTAACGAGGTCCACGACAGGGAGGCTACAGCGCGGCGGCCTAGAACAGAGGCCTACTGAAGAATCGTCGGCCGCCGGCGCCACCGCCTCCACCGCCACCGCTACAGACTCCGACACGCACACGCCGTCAACCGCCGTGAAAGCATCAACATCGACGGGTGTGTCCACCGGAGTATCGACGCCGCCCTCGTCTGCCGCCAGGGTGGATAGCGTCTCGCCCCCCATAACAGGGGGGGCACCGCTCCCTGTGTTCGGGGGAGTACCGCCACCGCCCTCCACTGCCGCGAGGGTGGTTACAGCTGCTGCCGGAACGCCCTGCCCACCGTCATGCATCCGGGCTACTCCGCCAGCGTCTACAGCAAGATCGAAGGCCAAGTCATTAAAGGCACGCCGCATCGCCGAAGCGAAAGAAGAATTAGCGTGTCGTCAAGTTGAAATCGCCGAAGCAAAAGAAGAAATAGCACGTAGTAAAGAAGAAATAGCACGTCGTAAAGCTGAACTCGCCGCCGCCCGTCTCGCAGTTATTGAAGCTGAATCCGACACCGATGACGACGACGGCAGCATCAGTACCGAGATGGAGAGTACGCTCAAGGTCGACTCGTGGCTCAAGACACAGCAGAATGTACTGGCCATCAAGAACGAGCCTCACTCCGCGTCAGCAGCACCACCACCGCCAACAGAAGCTGCTGAGGAGTCCAGACAGCATGATGAGGACTACGTTCTACCGCCGCCAGTCGCCACCGCCGTCGACCCTGCCTCCACTGCCGCCGTCCCTGTCGCTCAGCCGCGGACAAGCGACTCTGTGAGCCTCACTGCCCTCGCCGAAGCTATTGCTCTAGCTGCAAGAGCcggggcgccgccgccaccaccaCCGCCACCGGCTCCGCGTCACATTAGTGAGCTACCGTACTTTAGTGGCGCGCCGCACGAGTGGCTACAGTTCAAGACCGCCTACTACGAGTCCGCCGCATCACTCGCGCCCTGCGACAACATGGGGCGCCTACGTCGATGCCTGAAAGGAAGAGCGAAGGAAGCTGTCAGCCGCCTGCTCATCACCAGCACGACGCCCGAGAACGTGATGAAGTCACTCGAATTGTGCTTCGGGCGCCCGGACAGCATCGCGCTCGCCGAGTTGGAACGTCTGCGCGCACTACGCCGGCCTACGGATATCGCTACAGAGTTCTGCTTCTTTGCAAACGAAGTAAGCAACATCGTAACGACACTTCAAGAGCTGCACCGCGACCGCTACCTCAACAATCCCGAGATCACGCAGCTCACAGTCGAGAAGCTCACCGCCGCCCACAAGCTTCGCTGGTTCGACTTCTCCGCCGCACAGTCGCCCGAAGAACCCGACCTGCTGAAGCTCAGCCGCTTCCTCACTCGGGAAGCCTCGATATGCGGGCCGCACGCACATGAGAAGACGTCGAGCATCGCCTACGAACCGAAGCAGCAgcaacagcagcagcagcCACGCCGCGCACAAAGGGCACACGCAACTGCGGAACAGAAAGTTTCGTGCCCAGTATGCTCCAACGCCGGCCACAACATAGCAGAATGCCGCAAGTTTGTAGAGAGCAACATCGACTCACGTTGGCAGCTAGCTAAGGAAAGCAAACTCTGCTTTCGTTGTCTACGCTACCGCAGCAAGACGCACCGATGCAGAATTAAGAAATGCGAAGTTGACGGCTGCGAGAGGTCACATCACCGACTGCTTCACTTCGTGCGCAAAGACGAGCCCGAATTAAAGAAAACGGAAGCAGTCGCCTCTTCGTGGACACCGAAGACGCAAGCGTATCTCAAGATAGTAAAGGTGCAAGTCTCCGGACCAGCGGGAGCGGTCGACACATGCGCGCTCCTAGACGACGGATCTACTGTTACGCTCATCGACAGTGACATTGCACAGAGGATCGGAGCCAAGGGGCCTATTGACCCTCTCTTCATAGAAGTGATCGCTGACACAAGCGTCGAAGAGTCCGCATCACGTCGCGTCACACTCACTCTCGAGGGGGCAAGCGGGACGCACATAGTCAACGCACGCACAGTAAGAAAGCTGCACCTCGCCGCACAGCGTGTCACCGAGCAAGACCTTGCCGGCTGCCCTCATCTAGAAGACATCCAGCACGAGCTGAAGCACGCAGACATGAAGCCAGGCCTGCTCATCGGGCAAGACAATTGGCACCTGCTCATGGCGTCGGAAGTGCGAGCGGGACAGCGACACCAACCAGTGGCTTCACGCACACCACTGGGCTGGGTTTTACACGGTGCACACACGCGCGCACTGGGACAGCGCGTGCACTACGTGAACAACATCATCAACCTCGAAGACAGCATGGACGAGCAGCTGAAGAGACACTTCGCGCTCGACTCATTAACGATCACACCGAAGACACCAAAGTCTGACCCAGAACAGCGAGCACTCGACCTGCTCACCAAGAACACCATAGCACGAGACGACGGCCGATATGAAACGTCTCTACTGTGGAAGAAGGATGACTTCAGCATGCCAAACAACTACGAGAACACGCTGAAGAGACTTCACAGCATCGAGAAGAAGATTGATCGCGACGCTGACCTCAAAGAAAAGTACGAGAAACAGATGGAGAGCCTTATTACAAAGGGCTACGCTGAAGTCGCGCCGCCGACCACATCAAACAAAGTGTGGTATCTACCGCATTTCGCAGTCGTCAATCCGAACAAGGGCAAGATTCGCATTGTCCTGGACGCAGCAGCCACATATAAAGGCGTCTCACTAAATGACCACCTACTCACCGGGCCAGACCTACTACAGTCGTTGCCGGGAGTACTAATGCGCTTCAGACAGCATGCAGTCGCCGTGACAGCTGATATCGCCGAGATGTTCATGCAGGTGAAGATACGCGCTGAGGATCGAGATGCCCTTCGCTACCTGTGGAGGGGCAACAAGCGTGATGGGCCGCCAACAGAATACAGAATGACGTCACTCATATTCGGCGCTACAAGTTCACCATCAACAGCAATCTACGTGAAGAATATTAACGCACTCAAGTACGAAGCCACTCACCCCGAGGCAGTAGACGCAATTATCAACAAACACTACGTCGACGACTACCTCGACAGCCACAAGACCGAAGAGCAAGCGATCAAGGTGGCGCAGGACGTCCGCGACATACACCGGCGAGGCCACTTCGTGCTGCGGCAATGGGCATCAAACTCCGAGGCAGTACTCAAAGCACTCGGCGAAACAGGCAACGAGCCCATGAACATTAAGATCGATGATGGATCAAGCGAACGAGTCCTAGGTCTCATCTGGCGGCCAAAGTCCGATGCGCTCGGTTTCAACCTAGACTTGGCGCGTCTGCCGCCTGCAGTCATAGAAAAGAAGATACCCACGAAGAGAGAAGCACTCAAGATCGTCATGTCGCTGTATGATCCGCTCGGATTTGCCGCGCCTGTCACCGTGCGAGCAAAACAGCTACTTCAAGAGGCGTGGCGGCGCGGCACTACCTGGGACCAGCCAATAGATGAAGACCTCTCAGAACAATGGCAACAATGGATGATGCACCTGGAAGGGCTACGCCGTGTCTCAATACCGAGGTGCTACGCCCGCTACAGCGACGCTACGAGTCTACAGCTACATATATTTGTCGACGCGAGCGAGTCCGCATACGCCGCCGCTCTTTATTGGCGGGCCGTAACAGCAGAGGGTAAGACATACCTATCGCTCGTCATAGCAAAGGCGCGAGTGGCACCGCTCAAGCTCACTTCGATCCCGCGCCTCGAGCTACAAGCCGCCGTTATGGGCTGCCGTATGGCCGCAGCTGTCATTGAAGAACACCAAGTTAAGCCCGAATCGAAGACCTTCTGGACCGACAGTAAGACGGTGCTGACATGGCTGAAGAACGGCTCAAGATCGTACCGCCCGTTCGTCGCGCACCGCATAGCTGACATCGAGGAAAACAGCTCTACAAATGAATGGCGCTGGATACCTACGAAACTCAACGTGGCCGACGACGCTACAAGGGATGTGCCACGCGACTTCGACGCTGACCACCGATGGTACAAGGGCCCATCCTTCTTACTCGAGGACCCTACTGCCTGGCCGGCGGAAAAACCACTTCTAACGAAGAAAACAGGCGAAGAGAAAACGACCTCAGTTACCGAAAAGTCTGCACAACTAAAAGAAGCGCTGCCAGACTACAACCGTTTCTCTAAGTGGGAAAAACTGCTACGAGCTACAGCAAGAGTTTTACACTTCATACAGCTGTGCCGGCCACGTGATCAGCGAGTCAACTACAAAAGAACTGCGAAAAATAGCGAAAAAGACCCTGACTGGCGCAAGAAAACAGCTACGAAACCGAACAAGCGTGCGACAGTGAAAACTACAGAAGACATAAAATACCTCCCGCTCACCGGGCAGCTACTACGTGAGGCGGAAATACTACTCGTACGCCTAAGTCAACAGCAAGCCTTCGACTCAGAAATAGAAGACTTACAGAAAAACAGAACCCTGAACGCGAGAAGCAGGCTGCGCCACCTTGCGGTCGTCGCTGAAAATGGAATACTACTATTGAAATCGCGAATCGGCCGTACACTCAATATAGAACAAGGAGTCATCAGCCCTGCAATACTCGACGGCAATCATCAAATCACCAAACTGTGGATCGACTACACACACCGCCATCTGATGCACGCAGGAGCCGAAACTACAGTTAATGAGTGCAGACAGCACTACTGGATACTCCGCCTTCGCACAGTGGTGAAGATGATGATTCATCGATGTCGACCATGCCGCATCAGGAAAGATTCACCCCCGCAGCCACCTACAGGAGACCACCCATCGAGCCGCCTTGCACACCACTGCAGGCCCTATACCTACACCGGCCTGGACTACTTCGGGCCTCTGACAGTCACCGTGGGCCGCACTCGACAGAAGCGATATGTGGCGCTCTTCACGTGTCTCACGACGCGCGCCGTACACTTAGAGCTGGTGGACTCTCTCACCACTAGCTCGGCAGTGATGGCGCTGCGTAGGCACATGGCACTCTACGGAACACCTACTGAGCTATGGTCCGACAACGGCACGAACCTGCGCGGGGCTGATAAAGAGCTGCGGCAATCAATCGACGCCGCTACAGCTGATGAAGCGGCCCAACAGAAGATCAACTGGCGCTACATACCTCCTGGGGCTCCTTTCATGGGTGGGGCCTGGGAGAGACTAGTGCGGTCAGTGAAGACCGCCCTTTACGCCGTCCTGAACGAGCAGCACCCAGCCGAAGAGGTGCTGCGCACACTGCTAGCCGAGGCAGAATACGCAGTAAACAGCCGCCCGCTCACGCATGTGTCACTCGAGCCCGACGACCCCGAGGCCTTGACACCGAACCATTTCCTGCTCGGCGGATCAGGACGCGTACACGCGCCTGGCAGCTTCGACGACAAGGACCTCATCAGCCGCAGTCACTGGCGCGCCTCTCAGCGCCTGGCCGACCTCTTCTGGGCAAGATGGCTACGAGAGTACCTGCCTGAACTTCAGCACCGGCGGGAGCCTCACGGACGCGGCGAAGCAGTAAAGGTTGGCGACATTGTCATGGTGGCAGACGGCAACCTGCCGCGCAACACGTGGCCAAAGGGCGTTGTCACGGCTGTCTACCCCGGACAAGACGGCATCGTAAGAACAGTCGACGTCCAAACCAAAGGAGGAACCCTTAGAAGACCGACCAAGAAGCTGGTGATCCTGCCTACAGCTCCAGACGTTCCGACCAAAGAATTCAACGCCCTGCAGGCGATGACCGGCGGGAGAGATGTACGGAACGACTAA